The window aaaagtagctTTATTTTGCACCATATtgcgaaatttattatttttttattattttaggcaatacatttatttttattttcggaaaaattccAAAGAAAATCACATCAAatctcaatttattttttgggtcTAATCGTATTAGACCTATTTGGAGTATTATTTGATTAATACTCATTTTTTTCTTGGTGGAAATCTGGGACAAATTCAAGGAATTTACTTTTGATTTCTAGAGCAGATTTGATGAGGATTTAATTTAGCTTgatatagaaaatgatttttttgtgatttagaAAACAAATTCCGCTTCTCGTATTCaataaaatcacaaatttattttgcttcaaaattatttcacgcGTTTAAAAAAAGGAcgtaaatttcgatatttttttaaaaaatgttttgctaaTATTGGAATGTGAATAAATAGGTGAAGAAGATTCCCAAGTTACTGGTAACAGTCACATGAACTCACCTGCACCAATGTCGAATAAACATGCGCCAATTAACACAGAAATCGTCGAACAACAACCGGATAATCATGTAGCCGATCAACCACCCGCTCCAGAAGCACATGGCAAAAAAGAGAAATCTGTTTTACAAGCAAAATTAACGAAATTGGCTATACAAATTGGTTATGCTGGTTCAACAATTGCCGTTTTAACCGTTGTCATTCTGGTTATACAATTTTGTGTGAAAACGTTCGTTATTGAAGGAAAACAATGGAAAACTACTTATGTTACACAATTGGTCAGACATCTAATTATTGGTGTTACTGTACTTGTGGTCGCTGTTCCTGAAGGTCTTCCATTGGCTGTCACTTTGTCTCTAGCTTACAGTGTTAAGgtaaatcttatttatttatttagctcCAGCTACAGAATGTACAAAGGAGGGCAAactcttttcacatcaaaatttgCACTTTAAAAAGATGCCAAAAAGATTTTGGCACTCTCCTCTAGATTGCTTTGTCCTTGAGAGCGGATCCCCATTCGGTGACTCGCATCACCTTCAGGCCGTCTAAAACTTGGCCCAACCGTCTAAGTCGAGGCCTGCCTCTTCTTCGTGTGGCATACACTTTGGCATCCAATATTTTCTTGGGTATCCTTCCTTCCTCCATTCTTTGTACATATTCGAACCATCTGAGCCTCTGCGATTTGATGAACTTCACAATATCTTCTCCCTTCAGGATCTCCTGAAATTCCCTGTTAGTTCGGATGCGCCATTCTTCCGCGCTCGCTCAGATTGCACCATATATCCTTCTTCTAATCTTTCGTTCAAATCTTATTTTCTCCTGATCTTCTTGTGTCAGGGTCCAACTTTCACTGCCATATGTTATAATGGGTCAAATCAGGATATAGTGTAAAGTTTGTTCGTCAGGATCCTTAGATTTGCAAAGTATGCCCTCAAGAGGGTTATCccgtatacaattttaaaaaatcagggATAATAATGTATACTTATACCGGAAAATTGGGAATCATATGGGGGGAGAGTGTATGCATGGAGAATTAATACCAGTttcttaattgaattttgttttagaaaatgatGAAAGATAATAATTTGGTCCGGCATTTGGACGCTTGTGAAACAATGGGTAACGCAACATCAATTTGTTCAGATAAAACTGGTACTTTGACAACAAATCGTATGACAGTCGTACAATCgtatatttgtgaaaaattatgtaaaacaatGCCTAAATTTTCCGACATACCGTCAACTGTTGGAAATTTCATTATTCAGGGTATAGCAATAAATTCGGCGTACACGTCTCGAATTATGGTAAGCTTGCTTTATTTATTGGCttccaataatttttcgatGGTTTTCTAACttgtatgttttgttttatagatGCCTGAAGAGCCTTCAGAGCTTCCTAAACAAGTGGGAAATAAAACCGAATGTGCTTTACTGGGATTTGTTCAAGGTATgggtaaaaattatcaaacaattCGCGACGATATCCCAGAAGAAATGTTTACACGGGTATATACATTTAATTCAGTACGAAAGTCTATGAGTACAATTATTCCAACTCAGGGAGGAGGTTACAGACTTTTTACAAAAGGTGCTTCTGAAATTGTTCTAAAAAAGTAAGtagatttgtttttcttttaagggGAGGGAGGCTAAAACAATTTGTTATAATAGAactaatgataaaatatttgttgacaGATGTGCATTTATCTACGGACATAATGGTGAATTAGAGAAATTCACGCGTGACATGCAAGAACGTTTATTACATCAAGTCATTGAACCAATGGCATGCGACGGTTTACGTACAATCAGTATAGCTTATCGTGATTTTGTGCCTGGTAAAGCTGAAATTAATCAAGTTCATATTGAGCAAGAGCCCAATTGGGATGATGAAGAGAATATTGTGAATAATTTGACATGCTTATGTGTGGTTGGTATCGAGGATCCTGTACGACCGGAAGTACCAGAAGCTATACGACGATGTCAGAAGGCTGGTATCACTGTACGAATGGTCACTGGTGATAATATAAACACTGCCAGATCAATAGCCACCAAATGTGGTATATTGAAACCTAATGAAGATTTTCTTATACTTGAGGGCAAGGAATTTAATCGCCGAATTCGTGATAGTAATGGCGaggtatgttttattttctacccTATTTCACTTATTTTTCAACTAATAACTTCTATGACAAGCTTTTTGGAGTTGCCAACACTGGAAAATCACTTAAGCCCTGAAATTATTTAGAGGTCAAGTCAAGGTCGTATCAAGTTCAATCTAAAAAAAGGCTTGTAATGATTTCGGAATGAGGTTTTGAAAATACAACACTTGAATCTTACTTAATTTGTGCGGGGtcctttaaattgaaatttgatttcaaataaacaagttttcgtGTCGTACCTTGTgtttaaaccaaattttgtaCTAATACCCAACCTACCTTAAGATTTGTCATCAATAGAAGTTATTTCTTGAGCTGTGATTGGAATTagagctttttaaaaataaaattttcttaaatattaataaaaaacttactaTGCCCAAATAAAACAGGTTCAACAACATTTGTTAGATAAAGTATGGCCAAAGTTACGAGTATTAGCTCGATCATCCCCAACCGATAAATACACGTTGGTGAAAGGTATTATCGATAGTAAAATAAGTGAAAGTCGTGAAGTGGTTGCCGTAACTGGTGATGGTACAAACGATGGACCAGCGTTAAAGAAAGCGGATGTTGGTTTTGCTATGGGTATTGCCGGTACCGATGTTGCCAAAGAAGCCTCCGATATTATCTTAACCGATGATAATTTCAGTAGTATCGTAAAAGCTGTGATGTGGGGCCGTAACGTATACGATAGTATTgctaaatttttacaatttcaactTACAGTCAATGTTGTCGCTGTAATTGTTGCTTTTATTGGTGCATGCGCTGTACAAGACAGTCCATTGAAAGCTGTACAAATGTTATGGGTGAATTTAATTATGGACACGTTAGCATCACTTGCGTTAGCTACAGAATTACCAACACCAGATTTATTGTTACGGAAACCATATGGTCGTACAAAACCATTGATTTCACGGACAATGATGAAGAATATTTTGGGACAGGCTATATATCAATTAACTGTTATATTTGCCTTACTTTTTGTTGGtaagttcaatttttattttttttcatttctaactTAACTTCGCCTCTTTTATTAACCCCCGgacaaaaaaaggggtgttatctgtctgtctgaaatttaaatatgaatttttatttgtttttaggtGATAAACTTTTGGATATTGAATCAGGACGAGGAGCCGAATTTGGATCTGGACCAACGCAACATTTTACCgttatattcaattcatttgtaATGATGACACTCTTCAATGAATTCAATGCAAGAAAAATTCATGGGCAACGTAACGTGTTCGAAGGAATATTTACGAATcctattttctatacaatttgGATTGGAACATGTTTATCACaagtatatgttttttttttacgtttcctAAATTTTGAGATCCAAATTGTAAGGGTgaccattaaaaatatttataaccacAGACCGGGCCATAAAAGAGTatttaaaaatctgaaaaactatttttcaaagactttaagaaaattacttaaAGAAAACTTAGCACAGAGGAcctttttgacccaaaaaggtGCCCTAGTATCCAGAACAAGGAGTTCTCCGTGTAATTCTTGAGAAAAACCTGTCATCCAAAGGCGAAACGCCTCCATGTAAAAGATGCAGTGGATAATCCActgaaagtattattaaaatgtttatacagtAATTTTTCAGGAAGAAAATGGTCACCCTCAAGTTAAGTTGACCCTTAAATCTAACACATTTGATTTTCGAATTTAGGTTGTAATTATTCAATATGGTAAAATGGCATTTTCAACAAAAAGTCTTACCTTAGAGCAATGGCTTTGGTGCTTATTTTTCGGAGTTGGAACATTATTATGGGGTCAACTAGTCACAAGTGTGCCAACACGGAAAATTCCAAAGATTTTGTCGTAAgtatcaacaaaaaaacaaaaccaaaaattatttgaatgaattttggaaaaaaaacagaaaaattaaattttctattttttttttttgtgtttctaatgaaaaacaatttcttaGTCAAAAGGTTGTGGCTGCGCTACTCATATCGTTTTTTTGGGATGTGTCGTAATTTTATGTTCGTAGGGGTGATTATTTTAGGATTTGGAAAAGGTGTAACACTTCTTATTCCAGGCGCTTGCAGGGGTTTTGTGGAAACTGAAAGGTTTACTAGAAATAAAGCCTATGTTTTTTGACCCGTGGAATCgatgaaaatcggtttacaaaaacgCATGAAAATCGGTTTAGGGAAAACTGATGATGTATATGAATTTGAAACCAACAAAAATCGATTCTACGGCTCGAAAAACATACCAATACCGAATCTCTAATGAAAGGTCTGTATTTCGAGTAAGCTTTTCAGTTTCCATGGAATCTCTGCTTTAGAGCCTGCACTATAATTTCGAATCATGACATCAGTTTCATTAATTTCATCCACACAAACTGAACAAAACCGCTTGCTTTCCAAAAAATCCCTTTATTATGTAGCTGAATGTAGTAGCGAAACTTTGTAATGTTCCTATGTAAAATTGTGTTTTTCATGCCCACAAAATGTcggaaagtttttaatttgaattcaaacaaaacagcTTATttgtttttccacaaaaaattttgctttttttggttgatttattttgtttcttgaACTTGGTCCCATTTTGACAAATATACCACATTGACAAATGATATATTTAGATGGGGACGAGGTCATCCAGAGGAATATACAGAAGCAATTAATCTCGGTGATGAGAAATTCGATGTCGATTCTGAAAAGAAACCTCGGGCTGGACAAATTCTTTGGATTCGTGGTCTTACTCGACTCCAAACTCAGGTAAGTGCTGTTTAAACAATCATTCCGAATATGAtctcaaatttatttatgaatctaTACCGATTATTTACCGATTTTCCAAGTTGTAATATTCAGTAAACACtcggtatattttaaaaaataggatATAAGACagtcttaaatatttaatgtgcCAAAGCTAATTTTAGATATCAGAATACAAAAATGTATGGCCCAAAATCATAGTACCCAAAGATCAGGTGATAACAGGTTCATTTTatcagttatattttatttcgaataacaATTtagttaccaaaaaaaaaaaaaaaacattcagttTGTTTCAttccgaaaattaaaaatttttttataaaaaaaaaaacagataatcATTTTCATCTTCGAattagttttacatatttaccatttttagatcaaacaaattttttatttctagtttAGAATATTTTGACATCATGTTTGAAACTTTTCGAAATTCAAGTCACGCATTTCGAATATCAATCGTTATTAATATATACCTGTCATTTAAGATGCAAATAATTTCTATTGCCTAATAGTGGAGGGGAGCTCAAAGCCAGGCAAAGAAGTCGTTGTTGGATCtccattgtttttgtttttcattaaattttgtaattttggctCTGCGAGTATTCCATTATAATTCGAGTCTTTCGGCATCGGGTACGCGTAATAATCTCTTTCATACGTAAATTCGTCGATTGTTTCGATGTCTTCGACTTTTTTAGAGGGGAGAGCTAAAGATCGATCTCTTTAGGGGATTCTACCCATTGTGAGGTGTTGTTATTTTGGGTAAGATTACTTCAATGACCTACATTCTCAGTCCAAGTGAAAAGAATTGAAGTACGGACTCTTCTAaccagaaaaaactaaaaagtccTGGCCTGTAGAGTTTCAGAAGCAAAACCATAGAGATATTATGTATAGAGTGTGCGAGAGAACAGTGAGAGTGCCCGTCGgcaagagagagagagagagagagagagagagaatgCTACCGAGTTATCGTATCATTTCGTCTATGGTGACGTCATGGTAGCTCGGCAGTGTTCTCTCTCTTACCTGCGGACACTCTCACTTATCTCTATGAACAAAACACGCAGGTAGAATGCCaggaaaaactattaaatttttcctAGTTGTACAAATACAGAAGTCTTCGATCGGCGAAGTATTCAGGTCGAATCAGAAATTCCTCCGAGAAAATGATTATGTAACTAAGAAGGCTCGAAAAATGAccagtaaatattaataacgaTTATTAATAAGTAACTGCGTGTAAGGTTAATTCCACAGACTTAATATATGTTATAGACCACATAATAACAGACCTAATATATGGGAGCCTTCACTGTCGTATCATTTTCTGGTAATGGCAATGTCaatctataatatatatgtcTGTGATTAAATCACATGTTAATGATTTTTTACGTGCGTCAAATTTGAAGTCCGTAAACGTATAATTTCAAACATTGTGTCAAAATAATTTAGAGGTTAGAttttaggtatttaaaaaaacaaatttaattacaagaaacccgtaaaaaataaacaatttagatgattttaaatacaaaaaaaagtaaatgttttttttttgaaaaatggcatgtgaaaattagaaagttttttcattatttttactgactgaaaaattgaaatagttacttttttttttttaattttatttttttatttaattttaattttttacaaacaaacaaattagatttttacatgatcaaaatttttgatacaacaatttaaaaaaaaaaaacgtttcgtCCCCGCTTTTTCAATGTGTAGAGtgcttgattttttaattaatggttgttcatatttttttaattgtgctATACTTAGCtctcttttaattaaaaattttttgaaacattttagtttagtttaattcGAATTGGTAGAAATATATAggtttcgaaatttttattaaatagtgtTTTGTTAGTTAGAAAAAAACacgagtttattttttaatacacttaAAATTACCTCCCCTGCccctcaaacaaaaaaaaaaaaatgaacaaatttagatgttaaatgtatttaagaaaaatttaaaaatactacgGAAAAATAGCACAAATTTTAAACGACCCAAATTTTTCGAATGAATTCCAATTatgatttttctttgttttctaggagtttttatatatatgtttcaatGTTCTTTTAGCAAATGAATGTTCTATATCATTTCAATATAACgaacattttattttcgtaGTGACCCCCCCTTGAAACGAAACGATTTGATTgaccttttttaataaaattcatagtaGGCGAACAAAAAATTGCGTTCAAGTTTAATTTAaggtgaaaatatttcttttggtTGCTGAACGAAGCATATTAAAGTAGAACGCGATTGGTTTATTGGGATTCCACAGACAATTTATTGGAAACCAATCATTAATCACGTTTTGCGACAACGTATATACCCACCCTGATAAAAAAGCCcgattcaaatttccaattcattccaaTTGAATTCCGATTAAATCTAATAGaacataatatgaaattttcaattcgatcccattcatgaattggaaccaattggaaatttccaattAGTACTTATTGGGTTGAATCGAAattcaatcggaatgaattggaaattttctcCAATTGAACTCTATTCATTTCGATTGGTTGAATTGGAAATTGCCGATTCatgaatcgaatttttttatcagggcAATAAACATGAAAGTCAAGTTCATTTAATGACGGGGATAcggatacaaaaaattattcgctATTCCTGATTTCGATAAAATCGTATACTATTAAAGCctaaaagtaaattttcgaTCTCTAAAATACGAGAAACTCAAAAAAGCATTCAGGTCTCTAAACTTgagatattttcaataaatcaatcTCGTTTCATATTAGGTTGCCACTCTGAAGAGACGTTAAAAACAACTAAATGAAGTTTTTCGATCTTAAATTAAACACAGACGCCATTTTTTGTCCAACTGAtccttattttaatataatgtattttagcTTTGTCGTTTAAAGTTAGTGTAATATaggtaaaaaatattagcatcaATACTCCCCAATCCCCTAAATAAgttcttaaaattgattatgaaACCTAAGACCCTTAATCTAACCTTTTTACAGtttgaatatcaattttatttctatattaattttcataaggaatctacattattttataatttataggtgCACTACAAAccgccattttgttttattaaaaaaattatatttttaaacaattttttttaaataattttggttggTTCACTCTCTTAACATTATTTCTCTataattttagttgtaaaaaacaagaacaattgttttttatagttttttagtttcaaataaatatatatatttcaacattaatttcagtattttcacagtttaaaaaaatctataatatcTTACTCAACAATTGgaagaaagtattttatttaataagtaaacaaatttttttaggttaatttctcttaaaaatcaaatttagaggaatgtattttcatttaaataatgcattaattttaaaattgtgatatttgttttaaatatgctATCCAAAATTATAGTCCAACAGGTTATGGGCCGAGAAAAGTTATAGTCCAACAGGTTATGGGCCaagtaattcatttaaattaaaaaaatgtgaaatgttGAAATTTCAAACGTTCtgcgaaaattttattaaaaaaattaaggtttcgTTAAAATTTCGTCATTTCACACTTTGATTTAAGTTAATTAGGAGGTTGTCAGGTCCACAATATACGCCTTTTTCGTACAAATCTTTGTAATATAGATCAGTGTTAATCAGCTTACCTACCGGCTGCGCCAAATAACTATTTGCTGTAAAATTACAGAATATTCGTAGAGataagcattaaaaaaacaaaaatcacatttttagaTACCTTAGTTTTAACAAATGCTAATTGTAGATcgcatgatttaaaaaaaaaaacatttaattacctTAAAAACCAAAGAAGGGGTAAGTgtttagtttaataattaaaaaaaccaaaagcaaataaataattaagtaggTTTAATAATTCCCCTAAACCCGCCCTTGTTcgttatattaaaatgaaaaaaaaaatacaaagagtCCGGTCCTAATTTTTGCGGCATTTGCATGATTGTTGTCGAATAGTTGGCTGTGTTGTTTTTAGGGCTGTATGTCCCCTTTTAACCAAAACCCCTATGTAATGCCCCCTGCCCCTTATGCCAGTGAGTACAAAATCACTCCATAATTTATTTACCTTAAGCCCCCTTGAACCACCCCCTGCCCCCACCCTTATTGTTACACAAACAcaatatgaaaagtttttgaacTCCCCCCACCAAAATTAGTGTGTGAGTGtccaatttaatgttttttttttcttttaaattttgtgtgcacttaaaaatcaaaaatgtaaCACTAAAATGCACACgttgaattttgttacaaatttttagcgaaaaaaaaaaatatattccacgtattttaaaagaacaccaacaattttatttcagtaGATATCGAAATGGAAAACGTAGTTTTCCTAAAcgaaattttcttctattttattttatttattctgttttttaatttaaaagaaaaaaatcttaatctctttaaattaaatgcaaaaaaaaaaatcgc is drawn from Chrysoperla carnea chromosome X, inChrCarn1.1, whole genome shotgun sequence and contains these coding sequences:
- the LOC123302592 gene encoding plasma membrane calcium-transporting ATPase 2 isoform X8, whose protein sequence is MATIDGRPAQYGITLRQLRELMEHRGREGVEKINGFGGVQEICKKLYTSPSEGLSGSQVDTDHRRETFGSNVIPPKPPKTFLQLVWEALQDITLIILEVAAIVSLGLSFYKPADEEEDSVQFDDDETSHGWIEGLAILISVIVVVIVTAFNDYTKERQFRGLQNRIEGEHKFSVIRQGEVKQISVGDIVVGDICQIKYGDLLPADGILIQSNDLKVDESSLTGESDHVKKGEAFDPMVLSGTHVMEGSGKMLVAAVGVNSQAGIIFTLLGAAVDQQQEEIKKMKKGEEDSQVTGNSHMNSPAPMSNKHAPINTEIVEQQPDNHVADQPPAPEAHGKKEKSVLQAKLTKLAIQIGYAGSTIAVLTVVILVIQFCVKTFVIEGKQWKTTYVTQLVRHLIIGVTVLVVAVPEGLPLAVTLSLAYSVKKMMKDNNLVRHLDACETMGNATSICSDKTGTLTTNRMTVVQSYICEKLCKTMPKFSDIPSTVGNFIIQGIAINSAYTSRIMMPEEPSELPKQVGNKTECALLGFVQGMGKNYQTIRDDIPEEMFTRVYTFNSVRKSMSTIIPTQGGGYRLFTKGASEIVLKKCAFIYGHNGELEKFTRDMQERLLHQVIEPMACDGLRTISIAYRDFVPGKAEINQVHIEQEPNWDDEENIVNNLTCLCVVGIEDPVRPEVPEAIRRCQKAGITVRMVTGDNINTARSIATKCGILKPNEDFLILEGKEFNRRIRDSNGEVQQHLLDKVWPKLRVLARSSPTDKYTLVKGIIDSKISESREVVAVTGDGTNDGPALKKADVGFAMGIAGTDVAKEASDIILTDDNFSSIVKAVMWGRNVYDSIAKFLQFQLTVNVVAVIVAFIGACAVQDSPLKAVQMLWVNLIMDTLASLALATELPTPDLLLRKPYGRTKPLISRTMMKNILGQAIYQLTVIFALLFVGDKLLDIESGRGAEFGSGPTQHFTVIFNSFVMMTLFNEFNARKIHGQRNVFEGIFTNPIFYTIWIGTCLSQVVIIQYGKMAFSTKSLTLEQWLWCLFFGVGTLLWGQLVTSVPTRKIPKILSWGRGHPEEYTEAINLGDEKFDVDSEKKPRAGQILWIRGLTRLQTQVIGGELQERLIPVPYSKSSTDQAIRVVNAFRQGLDTRYGEHSNSSLAEVLRKQTSLNKRLSQTSSIEYADNIPDELTIPEIDVERLSSHSHTETAV
- the LOC123302592 gene encoding plasma membrane calcium-transporting ATPase 2 isoform X5 → MATIDGRPAQYGITLRQLRELMEHRGREGVEKINGFGGVQEICKKLYTSPSEGLSGSQVDTDHRRETFGSNVIPPKPPKTFLQLVWEALQDITLIILEVAAIVSLGLSFYKPADEEEDSDDGLQFDDDETSHGWIEGLAILISVIVVVIVTAFNDYTKERQFRGLQNRIEGEHKFSVIRQGEVKQISVGDIVVGDICQIKYGDLLPADGILIQSNDLKVDESSLTGESDHVKKGEAFDPMVLSGTHVMEGSGKMLVAAVGVNSQAGIIFTLLGAAVDQQQEEIKKMKKGEEDSQVTGNSHMNSPAPMSNKHAPINTEIVEQQPDNHVADQPPAPEAHGKKEKSVLQAKLTKLAIQIGYAGSTIAVLTVVILVIQFCVKTFVIEGKQWKTTYVTQLVRHLIIGVTVLVVAVPEGLPLAVTLSLAYSVKKMMKDNNLVRHLDACETMGNATSICSDKTGTLTTNRMTVVQSYICEKLCKTMPKFSDIPSTVGNFIIQGIAINSAYTSRIMMPEEPSELPKQVGNKTECALLGFVQGMGKNYQTIRDDIPEEMFTRVYTFNSVRKSMSTIIPTQGGGYRLFTKGASEIVLKKCAFIYGHNGELEKFTRDMQERLLHQVIEPMACDGLRTISIAYRDFVPGKAEINQVHIEQEPNWDDEENIVNNLTCLCVVGIEDPVRPEVPEAIRRCQKAGITVRMVTGDNINTARSIATKCGILKPNEDFLILEGKEFNRRIRDSNGEVQQHLLDKVWPKLRVLARSSPTDKYTLVKGIIDSKISESREVVAVTGDGTNDGPALKKADVGFAMGIAGTDVAKEASDIILTDDNFSSIVKAVMWGRNVYDSIAKFLQFQLTVNVVAVIVAFIGACAVQDSPLKAVQMLWVNLIMDTLASLALATELPTPDLLLRKPYGRTKPLISRTMMKNILGQAIYQLTVIFALLFVGDKLLDIESGRGAEFGSGPTQHFTVIFNSFVMMTLFNEFNARKIHGQRNVFEGIFTNPIFYTIWIGTCLSQVVIIQYGKMAFSTKSLTLEQWLWCLFFGVGTLLWGQLVTSVPTRKIPKILSWGRGHPEEYTEAINLGDEKFDVDSEKKPRAGQILWIRGLTRLQTQVIGGELQERLIPVPYSKSSTDQALFQILRKNSGTNSDQKIRVVNAFRQGLDTRYGEHSNSSLAEVLRKQTSLNKRLSQTSSIEYADNIPDELTIPEIDVERLSSHSHTETAV
- the LOC123302592 gene encoding plasma membrane calcium-transporting ATPase 2 isoform X2 translates to MATIDGRPAQYGITLRQLRELMEHRGREGVEKINGFGGVQEICKKLYTSPSEGLSGSQVDTDHRRETFGSNVIPPKPPKTFLQLVWEALQDITLIILEVAAIVSLGLSFYKPADEEEDSVQFDDDETSHGWIEGLAILISVIVVVIVTAFNDYTKERQFRGLQNRIEGEHKFSVIRQGEVKQISVGDIVVGDICQIKYGDLLPADGILIQSNDLKVDESSLTGESDHVKKGEAFDPMVLSGTHVMEGSGKMLVAAVGVNSQAGIIFTLLGAAVDQQQEEIKKMKKEQKKQRGKKKSLTGEEDSQVTGNSHMNSPAPMSNKHAPINTEIVEQQPDNHVADQPPAPEAHGKKEKSVLQAKLTKLAIQIGYAGSTIAVLTVVILVIQFCVKTFVIEGKQWKTTYVTQLVRHLIIGVTVLVVAVPEGLPLAVTLSLAYSVKKMMKDNNLVRHLDACETMGNATSICSDKTGTLTTNRMTVVQSYICEKLCKTMPKFSDIPSTVGNFIIQGIAINSAYTSRIMMPEEPSELPKQVGNKTECALLGFVQGMGKNYQTIRDDIPEEMFTRVYTFNSVRKSMSTIIPTQGGGYRLFTKGASEIVLKKCAFIYGHNGELEKFTRDMQERLLHQVIEPMACDGLRTISIAYRDFVPGKAEINQVHIEQEPNWDDEENIVNNLTCLCVVGIEDPVRPEVPEAIRRCQKAGITVRMVTGDNINTARSIATKCGILKPNEDFLILEGKEFNRRIRDSNGEVQQHLLDKVWPKLRVLARSSPTDKYTLVKGIIDSKISESREVVAVTGDGTNDGPALKKADVGFAMGIAGTDVAKEASDIILTDDNFSSIVKAVMWGRNVYDSIAKFLQFQLTVNVVAVIVAFIGACAVQDSPLKAVQMLWVNLIMDTLASLALATELPTPDLLLRKPYGRTKPLISRTMMKNILGQAIYQLTVIFALLFVGDKLLDIESGRGAEFGSGPTQHFTVIFNSFVMMTLFNEFNARKIHGQRNVFEGIFTNPIFYTIWIGTCLSQVVIIQYGKMAFSTKSLTLEQWLWCLFFGVGTLLWGQLVTSVPTRKIPKILSWGRGHPEEYTEAINLGDEKFDVDSEKKPRAGQILWIRGLTRLQTQVIGGELQERLIPVPYSKSSTDQALFQILRKNSGTNSDQKIRVVNAFRQGLDTRYGEHSNSSLAEVLRKQTSLNKRLSQTSSIEYADNIPDELTIPEIDVERLSSHSHTETAV
- the LOC123302592 gene encoding plasma membrane calcium-transporting ATPase 3 isoform X11 — its product is MATIDGRPAQYGITLRQLRELMEHRGREGVEKINGFGGVQEICKKLYTSPSEGLSGSQVDTDHRRETFGSNVIPPKPPKTFLQLVWEALQDITLIILEVAAIVSLGLSFYKPADEEEDSDDGLQFDDDETSHGWIEGLAILISVIVVVIVTAFNDYTKERQFRGLQNRIEGEHKFSVIRQGEVKQISVGDIVVGDICQIKYGDLLPADGILIQSNDLKVDESSLTGESDHVKKGEAFDPMVLSGTHVMEGSGKMLVAAVGVNSQAGIIFTLLGAAVDQQQEEIKKMKKEQKKQRGKKKSLTGEEDSQVTGNSHMNSPAPMSNKHAPINTEIVEQQPDNHVADQPPAPEAHGKKEKSVLQAKLTKLAIQIGYAGSTIAVLTVVILVIQFCVKTFVIEGKQWKTTYVTQLVRHLIIGVTVLVVAVPEGLPLAVTLSLAYSVKKMMKDNNLVRHLDACETMGNATSICSDKTGTLTTNRMTVVQSYICEKLCKTMPKFSDIPSTVGNFIIQGIAINSAYTSRIMMPEEPSELPKQVGNKTECALLGFVQGMGKNYQTIRDDIPEEMFTRVYTFNSVRKSMSTIIPTQGGGYRLFTKGASEIVLKKCAFIYGHNGELEKFTRDMQERLLHQVIEPMACDGLRTISIAYRDFVPGKAEINQVHIEQEPNWDDEENIVNNLTCLCVVGIEDPVRPEVPEAIRRCQKAGITVRMVTGDNINTARSIATKCGILKPNEDFLILEGKEFNRRIRDSNGEVQQHLLDKVWPKLRVLARSSPTDKYTLVKGIIDSKISESREVVAVTGDGTNDGPALKKADVGFAMGIAGTDVAKEASDIILTDDNFSSIVKAVMWGRNVYDSIAKFLQFQLTVNVVAVIVAFIGACAVQDSPLKAVQMLWVNLIMDTLASLALATELPTPDLLLRKPYGRTKPLISRTMMKNILGQAIYQLTVIFALLFVGDKLLDIESGRGAEFGSGPTQHFTVIFNSFVMMTLFNEFNARKIHGQRNVFEGIFTNPIFYTIWIGTCLSQVVIIQYGKMAFSTKSLTLEQWLWCLFFGVGTLLWGQLVTSVPTRKIPKILSWGRGHPEEYTEAINLGDEKFDVDSEKKPRAGQILWIRGLTRLQTQPAEPMRETEV